Proteins encoded together in one Salvelinus fontinalis isolate EN_2023a chromosome 6, ASM2944872v1, whole genome shotgun sequence window:
- the LOC129857937 gene encoding zinc finger protein 629-like, with translation MSEAILTFQYQLSGVMETVLKTAMHEITRLVKEGFLEEVTRSKQEADVLRMKLQQWEQKWRDREEERKRREVEEKEQRKKREAREQMGMCVSCSCAGDTEKGEALSGAEEGCVIKQEEMFQSEGPNTLPEREGPQETDMSSSSCVSERMEEREAHVVHIKQEPDDWGDLVSQMVTSTDTTIMSLSHLQRLSSHSGAWTSEPQPPLPAPWAREPLPPAPWAREPPPLPPEPTPWTREKQHLLPGSGIPTQATECAVGALESNPYGLSNNTTAQLGVKPYRCPHCEKSFPQLRNLKDHQKYHHTGKKAFTCSQCGKGFVYMCHLRVHMQCHTGERPFSCSQCGKSFVYLCNLKSHQQYHTGEKPYSCSQCGKSFSLQSGLKKHRVIHSAERPYHCTNCGNRFYSRADLKRHEQIHAAR, from the exons ATGTCAGAAGCCATCCTCACCTTCCAGTACCAACTCAGTGGCGTTATGGAAACAGTCCTCAAAACCGCCATGCATGAGATCACTCGGCTGGTGAAGGAAGGCTTCCTGGAGGAAGTGACACGGAGCAAGCAGGAAGCGGACGTTTTGAGGATGAAGCTGCAGCAGTGGGAGCAGaaatggagggacagagaggaggagaggaagaggagggaagttgaagagaaagagcagagaaagAAGAGGGAAGCGAGAGAGCAGATGGGGATGTGTGTGAGCTGCAGTTGTGCTGGAGACACTGAGAAAGGAGAGGCTCTGTCAG GAGCAGAGGAAGGTTGTGTTATCAAACAGGAGGAGATGTTCCAGTCAGAGGGACCCAACActctcccagagagagagggtccACAGGAAACGGACATGTCCAGCTCTTCCTGTGTCTCTGAAAGGATGGAAGAGAGGGAAGCCCATGTGGTCCACATCAAACAGGAGCCCGATGACTGGGGGGATCTAGTATCCCAGATGGTTACATCCACAGATACTACCATAATGAGCCTGAGTCATCTGCAGAGATTGAGCTCCCATTCTGGGGCATGGACCAGTGAGCCTCAACCTCCACTTCCAGCACCATGGGCCAGAGAGCCTCTACCTCCAGCACCATGGGCCAGGGAGCCACCACCGCTACCTCCAGAACCAACACCATGGACCAGGGAGAAGCAGCACCTACTCCCAGGGTCAGGTATACCCACCCAGGCAACAGAGTGTGCTGTGGGAGCCCTGGAGTCCAATCCCTATGGTCTCAGCAACAACACAACGGCACAGCTGGGGGTCAAACCCTACAGGTGCCCACACTGTGAAAAGAGCTTCCCTCAGCTCCGAAACCTGAAAGACCACCAGAAGTACCACCACACAGGGAAAAAGGCCTTCACCTGCTCCCAGTGCGGTAAGGGCTTTGTGTACATGTGCCACCTCAGGGTACACATGCAGTGCCACACAGGGGAGAGGCCGTTCAGCTGCTCTCAGTGTGGTAAAAGCTTTGTCTACCTGTGCAACCTGAAGTCCCACCAGCAGtaccacacaggagagaaaccgtacaGCTGctctcaatgtgggaagagcttcagcCTTCAGAGTGGCTTGAAGAAACACAGGGTCATTCACTCAGCAGAGAGGCCTTACCACTGCACAAACTGTGGGAATAGATTCTATTCTAGAGCAGACCTGAAAAGACATGAACAGATTCATGCAGCAAGGTAG